Within the Vigna angularis cultivar LongXiaoDou No.4 chromosome 10, ASM1680809v1, whole genome shotgun sequence genome, the region AGTAGACAGAATGGCAAAAGTTCATAGAAGATCATGacataattattcattaatcaaccaaaaaatttcaaaatgaagtCAATTTCTCAAGAATCTTGAAAATGATAATCGACAGTGGAATGGTTCATGCTTTTGCACATTAGCACATATAAGCTCAGACAAAATGTGCAAAATTAAGACCCTGATCCgggatgaaaattttaaaatgtttcacTCGAGTGAATGCTTTCTGTGACAAAATCTGAACAAACTGAGTAATATACCTGGACCTTCATCACTGTCTTCAAGATCTCCAAGAAGAAATGTATCCAAGTCTTGCTCATTGGAGGGTGATTTAGAAGACCTACTCTTCACATTCTTCCCTGATGCTTCTGCCTTTCCAGTTCCTCCAGTATCAGCAGCTTGTTCCACCTTAGTATCGTCATTCTTCTCTGCTAATGCTCTAAACTGAACCTCCTCCATATATTGCTTCTCATACCTGATTGTAACATTACAATTATTGAATGGGGCTTACTTCATGTATTAAACACATAACTCAACATAAAAAGCAACAAGAGCAGTAAAAATTCGGGAAAATATTAGAATACCATCACTTTCTGGTTTTTAAAGCTTTACTTTAGAATTAATCTTATCCTCTACAACAGTGATTTATCTGCTTCCACGAACACAATAGAAGCATTCTGAGCCAAGCTTCCTCATACATGAATAAAGATTGAAGTCTATATTTACTGCAACTCCAACATTAGAAGGAGCTAAAAGCTCAGTTTCAATTAATTTCAGCCAAGAGTCAAAAGTTACAAAACTACGACCTAAATTCCATGAAAACAAGTAATACGCTAGAATTTAAATGAACATGTAAGGGGAAAATAAGACAACATTGTTCCAAAAACAATTATATGGTGCTATTGACGCTTTGGCCAAGTAGGAATGGCAATGTGGGGCTGAATATTTTGGTCCACTAACCCGCTTAAGCCTGCTCTGCATAGCCCGCACCCCATGCAGGTCAACATGGGCCAACCCACATAGCCCACATTGTGTGAATTTGCCTCTAGCTTATGATGTGTCCATATTGATATGAGTATTCTGTAGAATTTTTCCATTACGTAAGTTTGCTTTTGAAGTGTCTTTCATCAGTCTCAGTTCTATTCGACaactttaattatttgaaagttAGTTTCCATTGTTGTTTTAGTTATACTGCTATGAAATTTCTAAGAGATTTGTACTTAAAAATTAGAAATCACAAAATTATGAacattacttattttaaaaaataatcttatagaatgtattatttttactaatttaattaaataaaaataaggttatTAAAATTCTGCACTCTGATATTTTACATGTTATAATTGAGggagaaaattacaaaaaataaataattcctTTTGCGAGCTGACTCACAACCCTCCACGTCAAATGTTATGCAAGGGGGGCAAAAAAATTAGCTAACATTTCTTATGCGGAGGGGCCTGCCTGACCTGCTTTTTGCTGGCTAAATGCAGGGCGGCCAAAACTGGACAGGCAAGTCCGCTTTGCCATCCCTATGGTCAAGTGTGACACATAAAAGTGTTGTGCTCCTCACTCTCTAGTTACTTAGGCCTCTTCACTACCTGTAGTGCTAGTATATTGTGTAATTGGATCACATTCTTGTAAAATAGGTTGCTTTTGAGAAGTAAATAATATGCATTACTTAGCTAGATTGGTCTCAGTTGTAGTTTGTTTGATTCCCAGCAACAATTTAGCACATGCTTCAAGTGCTTTTGTTTAAGtagtaaaaaacaaaactacTTGCCATCCTGTTTCTCAGCTAGAAAATCTCCAACAGATTATGGATATCTAAAGTCTTCTAAGATCTAGGATCTCAGAAGACTATAATGTCTAAACTGCCAGAGCAAGACAGCATATAGTGGGATGACCACTACAAAGAAATTTATAGTAGATAGGTAAGGTTGTCTATCTGAACACAATAATGGAAGATAGGAAAGAAACAAGAGATGCtgtaaaataaacaataatgaaGAACAAAGATCTCTCAGACAAGATCATAATAGAACCCAGAGGTTGTGAACAGTGTAGAAACCACCGAACAATGTGCCATAGATATGCAGGTTGAGCCTGGATGCGACTGAAGATGCAGGAAATGTCATGGAGAAAGTGGGTCTTCATTGAAGAGAAGGGTAGTCTGTATTTACAAATGTTCCAAAGAGTGGTGGGAGGGTGGAGAAACAGGGTTCAGATAAATGAAGAGGGAAGGGGGCAAAACCTCAAGATTGCCCCCCAGTAGAGTAAAATGATGGCTTTAATGGGCCAAAATTGTGTTTTCTGACACAGGCAAGATGACCACTATAGCAGCATTATTGCATTTAAAATTCTCAGGAATTGATATTTgttgaaagtcccacatcgactagagataaggccaaatgataatatataagtgaggtgcaaacctcaccttacaagccggttttgtggggatgagttaggcataaactcactttctaatatggtatcagagccatggttagagcctatcctagcgagttctaagtgggcattctattcttctcttccacccgcaatcgggccgctatcggaccacccaatttctactatcacgcacgagatgtctatacctcggcgtgaagggggtgtgttggaagtcccacatcgactagagataaggccaaatgataatatataagtgaggtgcaaacctcaccttacaagccggttttgtggggatgagttaggcataaactcactttctaatatggtatcagagccaggttagagcctatcctagcaagttctaagtgggcattctattcttctcgtccacccgcaatcgggccattatcggaccacccaatttctactatcacgcacgagatgtctatacctcggcgtgaagggggtgtgttggaagtcccacatcgactagagataaggccaaattataatatataaatgaggtgcaaacctcaccttacaagccggttttgtggggatgagttaggcataaactcactttctaatgttgtatcagagccaggttagagcctatcctagcgagttctaagtgggcattctattcttctcgtccacccgcaatcgggccgttatcggaccacccaatttctactatcacgcacgagatgtctatacctcgacgtgaagggggtgtgttggaagtcccacatcgactagagataaggccaaattataatatataaatgaggtgcaaacctcaccttacaagccggttttgtggggatgagttaggcataaactcactttctaatgttgtatcagagccaggttagagcctatcctagcgagttctaagtgggcattctattcttctcgtccacccgcaatcgggccgttatcggaccacccaatttctactatcacgcacgagatgtctatacctcggcgtgaagggggtgtgttggaagtcccacatcgactagagataaggccaaattataatatataaatgaggtgcaaacctcaccttacaagccggttttgtggggatgagttaggcataaactcactttctaatatggtatcagagccatggttagagcctatcctagcgagttctaagtgggcattctattcttctcttccacccgcaatcgggccgctatcggaccacccaatttctactatcacgcacgagatgtctatacctcggcgtgaagggggtgtgttggaagtctcacatcgactagagataaggccaaatgataatatataagtgaggtgcaaacctcaccttacaagccggttttgtggggatgagttaggcataaactcactttctaataatattaaaattcttGGGAATAGCTTAAATCGTTTTTATGTCTTAGCATATTGTTCGttttattacattattcttgaaattttaattcttgaaaTTTCCTTCCTGTGAAAAACATTATTCTTTTATCAAATGAAAGTGATAGAAATATAGAAAAGAGCTAGatgattttcatatccaaaCTATTTCAGATTCAGTCTGCTTTTGAGAATATGAGAAAAGTATGGGAGAAATAAACAGAACAAGAAATattagagagaaaaagagagagagagagagagagagagagttgaaATGAGTATTTTACGCTTCAAGGCTCTGGAGAGATGAAAGATATGAATCTCATGAATGAATGCAGTGGAAGCTGTAGGTGAATATTGCAGCAATTGCTGAACCATGTGAAGCTAATGGTGAACAAAAGAGATGGCTATTTTGTATTGTTTGCGTGATATTTCCCCGGTCTTGAAAAGAACCCATTATGGGAATGAAAAAGGACCAAAACACGGGCATGCCACTATTCCTTGAACTAATTGATTTCTAgggatattaaaaaaaagggaaCTTGAACAAATCATGGAACTACTTCATTCTCACCTTCAGATTAAAAAGAAGGATAAAAAAGGATATCACTCTGTATTCCAAGGGTTTCTCACATATTTACTAATCTGAATGCATCCACTTTAACTCAATATCCTGTTATTTAAGATATTATGGGCCTGCTCCATGGTATCCCACTAATTATTAACTACTCTAGATTCTCTTTATTATATCTTAACAATTTATTACCATTTGTATCTGTGcaatataaattattcaacTTGTATCTATAAACTTCCATGATAGCCATCCTACAATAAAAATTTTGTGGTGGGCTGCTCTGTGTGCTATCCAAAATTACAGTGTTGGATGGTAATCATCTTTATTAACTTACTCATTCCCCAAATACActcttcttatttttcccacACTTTTTCCTTGAGTATAATACTACctttactaaataaaatttagtagCATCAAAAAGAAGCCTTGATCTAGTTAGCTCTAGCCTATATACATTAGGATATTTATCATTTGGAACACACATGAGCAACCGGATTTGAAACTTGTGCATCTATTTAAACATACAGGGAATCCGTACAAGCCACCATTATCATTTGCCTTATTGAAACCATcctataacttttataatattatgtatCTAGAATCCTGATTTTAAAATCACAATATGcatttacatataaaataagagTTATTACAACATCTGAATCATTACAATGACAAGTTGTTCCACCACATTATTTCgctttccttttatttatagtactttaacattgttttataacaataaatttaaaatataaagtacaTAATGACACAAACCAAcagaaaatattttcctttgaTCACCAGTgtattatctaattttatttttgttaactcctttacttttgtaaatatttattctttcaGGACAAATGAAACTCTCGGCGAAGGTAAACAaagttacttaaaaaaaaatagaacatttTCCCCATCTCAATTGACAAATCTAACATACTGTGTGAATTATTAATGTTACTTACGGAGCCACATGAGTATTGACAAGTGTGAAATATATCCTCCAAAAGTATCTTTCTTTCATGGTGCGTGGGCATAGTTCATATCTCAATCTTGAAATTTCCTGCgatattgtaattaaaatacataaacatTAATAAAGTAGCAAGTTGTGATACCTAACATGTTCAAACACATATGCTTCAGTCCTTGCATTATAATAGCATGACTGCTTGATGGTAACTAATAACACATTGGAAATAAAGAGGAAGGTGATTCTTTTAATGAATTAGCTTGATCACAATGAAATATCacagaagtaaagctcaattaATCATCAAATGGAAACATGGAAAAGGACACGATCGAAGTTTTCCTATATTAGTACTAGTAGGGACCAAATGTATAGATGCTTGCCAGCAAAACACCGCCACCACTACTAAAGCTAGCAATTAACCAAACTACCTTAAAATTAGATTGAGAGACAATTTGACTATAATTCATTGAATTTGGTTCATGAACCAAATGTGTTGAACTTGATCTACGCaaatgcacacacacacatatatattaaaattttataattaatttcataatatttctgtatgaataaataaaagaaatatgtatcacaatcataactttatattaagaaaagtcaaaatactttataatatGAATATGACCCAAGCTAAAGATTTGAATCAAGACAATCgtgattttgaattatatttgaTCTATAAAAGAGGTTCATATCTACCAGTTGAGTTTAGTCAATTCTTATCAAGTTGTGCTAAACCATGTTTGTCTTGCCTCATTTTCATCCCTAACACTAGTAAAAGATCAATAAATAAAGACTCAATTAACCATTTAGTTCCTACAGTTGCACATATTTTTGGTCTCAGTCCCCACCCCACACATAAAAGCTCTACATTTTAGTCCCTGTTTAAGCATATATTTTGGTGTCCTTACACTTGAAAAAACCGTGTTGCAGTCCCTGTACCTAGGAACTTAATAGTTTAGTCCTTACACAAGATTCCTTCTTATGCTTGAGTCTTATCTGTCAATTGTCAAATTACTTTGTTAACTTTGGTGTTACCTTCCACTAGCACAATTAAAACTAATGAAGTAAATCAGCTATAAAAGTTTTGGCAGTTTGGTTAAATCGCCAAATAAGGTTGTGGTTGTTAAATagccaaaaatttaaaaacgaagATGTTTCTGACACACTGTTGTGAAAGGCGATATTTTGTCATACATATTGGATATATTGAAATTCAATTGTAGTCAGATATGCATACAATGGCAGATTTTCACAGGCTTTGAACTTTTATGGACAATTTATGAGATTTATATATAACAGGATATAATGAGTTTAACTTTATCAATGTTTTGATTGCTTCTGTAataaagagaggaagaagataagggaagagaaagaaagtggAAGATTAgcataagagaaaataaaaacaacaaacaggAGGTAAGGCTTCCTTGCTGAAAGTTACCTTTGACAGAGGTTCACAGAGGAACCaacttcattttcaaaattctgTTGACGAAACAACCACCAATTTTTTTGGGGCACTTTTATACGTAGGGACCAGAACAAAATGTTTGTACAAGTATAGAAATTAAATGGTTTGTTAAAccacaaataaataataaaaaaacatgatgtAAAGGTAATCACCAAAATGACCAGGGAAATCACCAAAATCACCTCTCAATCATGCATCCTTATTTTTTCCTGGAAAACAAAGCTTAGACTGCAAGACTCACACTTACACCAGCCTTTAGCACCTTTCTAAAGTAAACATGTGCAGAGGGATGAATTATAAAGAAATCACAAAGACAAActactatttaaaaaatgtacatTTTCGGTTGGCTTTGCTATATTACCCAAACAAGCATCTGAAATTAGAAGCTCTACAAAGCAATCACATTAACACGCTATTATTAAAAGAGGTGCCTTCTATCTTGCCCATCTGTCCATCTTTTTAGTTCAAAAGGAATAGCCAACAAATATGAATGAAGACAATAGATACACTGCTTATGTTGTCGCTAAACGTGCACTAAAACAAAGAGCATAAAATGCAATTTCCCCCACATAAGGAATCCAATatgaaaaagtatttaaaattgaaaaaaaacaagTGAATTTACCTTAACAGTAGTTAAAACGAGAGTGGCATGCTTCTCCTGAAACTCATTGAGATCCTTCCGAACATTGGATCCCACAGTGGCCACATCAGAGACCTCAGGTTCATCTACATTTTCAATCTCACTCACTCAAGCcgttcaaaaacattaaaaaaaaagacagatATCCGCAAATTGGTTTCTAAAATTACCGAAACTGAGAGGAAAGTTCTGGAAGGTGGTGGAAGTTAGGCCCCTGACAAAGGATCTCAGGTCTTCGGAAACGCCGAACTTCTCGAGGTCCTCCGGCGTCGGGGCGGTCGGTGAGGAGGAGGCGGTGGTAGCGGCGGTGGCAATGGCGGCGAATTGCGGAGGGATAGCGATGGTGTCGGAGAAAGACTTGATCTGGTCGGCCTGGCGGAGGGCGGCAGATTTAAGGATGTCGGCCTTCTTGGAGGCTTCGGCGGCGAGTTCTTTGGATTTCTTGGCGGTTTCGGAGACGAGATCGGCGATCCTGGAAGAGGAAGGAGTGAGAGTTTGAGACTTTTTCGCAGCTTCTTCGGCGAAGGT harbors:
- the LOC108334627 gene encoding uncharacterized protein LOC108334627, with translation MEDLWKRAKTFAEEAAKKSQTLTPSSSRIADLVSETAKKSKELAAEASKKADILKSAALRQADQIKSFSDTIAIPPQFAAIATAATTASSSPTAPTPEDLEKFGVSEDLRSFVRGLTSTTFQNFPLSFDEPEVSDVATVGSNVRKDLNEFQEKHATLVLTTVKEISRLRYELCPRTMKERYFWRIYFTLVNTHVAPYEKQYMEEVQFRALAEKNDDTKVEQAADTGGTGKAEASGKNVKSRSSKSPSNEQDLDTFLLGDLEDSDEGPDDGEGSFDDDFDKIGNSDVEDEKHAKKTAETI